AAGAGGTTCATAGACCAATGGCCTCGTTTGAGGAATACCTGGAGCTAATAGATACCGATACCATCCCTGGTGTAAATAGACGAATAGCAGAGCAAATTTTAACGGAAATCGGACCGACATGGATCAATTTCCATCCCCGATCCTCTGTGCTCATGGGTTGGCTTGACTCTAGGAAATAATGAAAGTGCAGGAAAACAGCAGTCGGGGAAAACTCATAAGGGAAATCAAAAGCTTCGGACAGCCCTAGTAAAAGAGGCCCGTGCAGCAGAAAGGATGAAACAAGGGTGCACAGCCCAAACAAAGAATGTCAAAATACTTTGTCTGATACATGTTATTTGCCTTTAAGCAATGATTGTAAGCAGTAGCTGAGCATACGCTGCCCGGAATTGCACGGGTGTTATGTAGCCAATCGATAAGTGAAAACGTAACCGGTTGTACCAAAGCTCGATAGACTCCCAAATCTCTCGTTTGCCCTTTTCGCGTTGATACGCTTCCTCAAGTGCCTCGATGGTAAGCTCTTTGGTCATTCTCGAATCTGCTTCCCACCCAACAATGTTTGACGTATACAAGTCCAGTCCACGACACTGGCAACATACAGCCATCCTTCGGTGGTCCACACATACGTGATGTTCGACATCCAGACCTGACTCGTTGGGTCGCTCTGCCGTAAACGTCTGATTTAAAACGTAATCGTGCACGGGATAATTGTGTTTAGAATTCGTTGTCGCCTTGTTTTTGCAAATTGTACGACACTTTAAACCGTTTTCCCGCATGATGTGAGCCACAGTTTTCTGTAGAATCCGTTCGCCTTCTTCACGCAACACCTGTGCATTCATTGGGCTTCCGTATAAACACCGCGAAGATAGAAAGATTTGGTGAATACGCTTTGTCATCATGCTACGTCGCTGTTTACACTCGCTATCTAGTCGTTTTAGCCATGCATAATACCTGCTTCGATAAACCTCAGGTACTTTACACATCTTCTGAACGGAAAAGTCGAAGCGGTGATCATAGATGAATGAATACCTTACTTCCGGTCTTTGCTTACGATACCTACTGCCTTTGTAAGATTTTATTCTCCTCTCTCCATTCATAATTTTACGCTCAAAATCCCGTGTCGCTTGAGCCTCAGGTGTTAAAAGACCGGACCCAACAAACGAATGCTTAGCATCTTTTTATACTAAGTAATCCAGCCGCACAAAGTATTATCATATATTTCAAAATATTACGCCACTTTGCCCGTGACCTTCCCCTTCTCCAAAATCAATTTTACGGTAATCACTTTGAAATCCTTGTCGTACTTCTCGCTAACATTAACACCTCGAATCAATTTACTTTTTGTCACATTCCCGATTCGTTGTGTCCACTATACACATCTATAGCCTAACATCAATAAATGAACCGTAATATAAAATGATCATTGTTTAAGTGGGCATGCATCCTTTTAACTACAACTAAGTGGCCATTGGGGCATGCTCCCTAGGGCCACCTGTGAACAGTACATACATGTTTCTGTTTTTGCAACCACTGATTAACAAGTCGGTTTCAACTGAAGTCACTAGTCATTAACCACACCTATAAATCAAACCATAATCTTACAAACATCATTCGTGAAATCGACTGGATCTGCAATGGGAAGCCCTTCAATAAGCAGTGCCTGATTGTATAACAGATTCGTATAGAGATGTAATTTCTCTTTGTCGTGTTCAAAAGCTGCTTTTAACGATTGAAACACCTCGTGGTTAATATTGATTTCCAAAACTTTATCAGCTTTTATGTTTTGATTATTTGGCATTGCTTTCAATACTTTTTCCATTTCTATTGTGATTTCTCCATCAGCTGTTAAGCATACCGGATGATTTTTTAGTCGCTTTGAAATACGTACTTCTTTCACCTTATCACCCAAAATTTTATTCATTTCATCAAACAGTGCTTTATTTTCATCTGCCTCTTGTGCAGTCGGTTCCTGCTTTTCGTCAGTTTCAATACCCAAATCACCACTAGATACCGACTTGAATTCTTTTTCTTTGTAGGTCATTAGCATTTTAATAGCAAATTCGTCGACGTCTTCAATAAAATATAAAATTTCATATCCCTTATCCGAGACAAGCTCGGTCTGAGGCAATCGATCAAGCCTTTCATATGTCTCTCCAGAAGCATAATAAATAAACTTCTGATCTTCAGGCATTCTTGCAATGTATTCATCCAGAGTAACCATTGTTTTTTCTTTAGATGAGTAAAACATCAGGAGGTCTTGCAGCACGTCTTTATTACTTCCAAAATCACTATAAACCCCATATTTCAGCTGTGTGCCAAAAGATTTATAAAAAACTTCATATTTTTCTCGGTCATCTTTTAACATGCGTAGCAATTGGCTGGTAATCTTACTCTTGATATTCTTGGCAATTAACTTGAGTTGTTTATCTTGTTGTAAAATTTCTCGGGATATGTTCAGAGACAAATCTTCAGAATCGACCATACCTTTTACAAAACTATAGTAATCAGGCAGTAGATCAGGAGATTTGCTCATAATAAGCACACCATTTGAATACAGTTCTAACCCTTTTTCATATTCCTTAGTGTAATAATCATACGGCGTCTTTTCTGGAATGTACAAAATAGCATTGTATCTCACAGCACCATCTACACTAATGTGGATATGCGTTAGAGGTTTATCAAAACCATAGCGCTTCTCGTTATAAAAATTTTCATAGTCTTCGTCTGTAAGTTCATTTTTATTTTTTCTCCAAATTGGAACCATGCTGTTAATCGTTTGCTCTTCGCGATATTCCTCGTATTCCCCTTCGCTACCTTCCTTTGGTCTTTGCTGAGTAACGTCCATTTTGATAGGGTAGCGAATAAAATCCGAGTACTTCTTGATAATCGACTTCAATTGATACTCGTCAAGATACTCGTCATAATTCTCATCTTCTGTACTCTCTTTGATTGTTAATATAATCTCCGTACCAACAGAATCCTTGTCAGTTGGTACAATGGTATAACCTTCAACTCCAGACGATTCCCACTTATACGCCGTGTCACTACCTAATGCTCTACTAATGACCGTAACCATATCGGCAACCATAAATGATGAGTAAAACCCAACACCAAATTGACCGATAATATCATGGCCATCTTTAGATTCATTTTCACTCTTAAATGCTAAAGACCCACTCTTTGCAATCACGCCTAAGTTGTTTTCCAATTCTTCTTTAGTCATGCCAATACCCGTATCCACAATCGTCAAGGTTCTATTTTCTTGATCTGCAGCCACCTTTATGTAGTAATTATCTTTATCGAAGGTTAAGGTGCTATCCGTTAATGCTTTGTAGTATATTTTATCAATTGCATCACTAGCGTTTGAAATCAATTCCCTCAAAAAAATTTCTCGATGAGAGTAGATAGAATGAATCATCATTTCCAACATCCGTTTTGATTCTGCTTTAAATGGTGTTTTATCCATAAGAACGTCTCCTCTTTCAAGTTTTCTCAATATGTATGTGCTGTCGCCGTGAAGCGTACTCAATGAATGGACTCTTCCTGCCACGACATCATCATACCACTGTCTATTGTACATATTCTTTGGTTTACGTCAATTTATCACCCTCTATCTGACCTCTGATGCATAATTGCACATGATGTCATGGCTATAATCAATCGCCAGTCAATTCAACTGATGCATTTGCGGACTCAGTGGGACTGACTGGCGATGAAGAGATGCTGCCTAATTTACGTAAAAGACTACAGGATATCATATGAATCCATACCCTCTTGACTTAAGTAGATAAAATCAAATGTCCACTATGATTTTACATTAGATATCCACCAATACTGAATCTGCGGATAACCAACAACAGCATTTGCATATTGTACAGAATCATGCAACTCAGGAGAATGTACTGCCAAAGTTGCAACATTATCGCCCCATAGAATAGGC
This genomic interval from Sulfoacidibacillus ferrooxidans contains the following:
- a CDS encoding IS3 family transposase yields the protein MNGERRIKSYKGSRYRKQRPEVRYSFIYDHRFDFSVQKMCKVPEVYRSRYYAWLKRLDSECKQRRSMMTKRIHQIFLSSRCLYGSPMNAQVLREEGERILQKTVAHIMRENGLKCRTICKNKATTNSKHNYPVHDYVLNQTFTAERPNESGLDVEHHVCVDHRRMAVCCQCRGLDLYTSNIVGWEADSRMTKELTIEALEEAYQREKGKREIWESIELWYNRLRFHLSIGYITPVQFRAAYAQLLLTIIA
- the htpG gene encoding molecular chaperone HtpG; the protein is MDKTPFKAESKRMLEMMIHSIYSHREIFLRELISNASDAIDKIYYKALTDSTLTFDKDNYYIKVAADQENRTLTIVDTGIGMTKEELENNLGVIAKSGSLAFKSENESKDGHDIIGQFGVGFYSSFMVADMVTVISRALGSDTAYKWESSGVEGYTIVPTDKDSVGTEIILTIKESTEDENYDEYLDEYQLKSIIKKYSDFIRYPIKMDVTQQRPKEGSEGEYEEYREEQTINSMVPIWRKNKNELTDEDYENFYNEKRYGFDKPLTHIHISVDGAVRYNAILYIPEKTPYDYYTKEYEKGLELYSNGVLIMSKSPDLLPDYYSFVKGMVDSEDLSLNISREILQQDKQLKLIAKNIKSKITSQLLRMLKDDREKYEVFYKSFGTQLKYGVYSDFGSNKDVLQDLLMFYSSKEKTMVTLDEYIARMPEDQKFIYYASGETYERLDRLPQTELVSDKGYEILYFIEDVDEFAIKMLMTYKEKEFKSVSSGDLGIETDEKQEPTAQEADENKALFDEMNKILGDKVKEVRISKRLKNHPVCLTADGEITIEMEKVLKAMPNNQNIKADKVLEININHEVFQSLKAAFEHDKEKLHLYTNLLYNQALLIEGLPIADPVDFTNDVCKIMV